The Akkermansia muciniphila genome includes the window GCCTGACGAATGTTCAGGATTTTTCTTCCGGCGCGCACCCCCGTGTTAACGGAGGGAGCGCCGGAAAAACTCTGCGGGCAATCAGGCGTCATGCTTCACCACCTGCGGGGACAGGGCGGACTGGGGAGCATGGTGAACCATCGTGTAGGCGTACTCCACGCCCACGCCGTAAGCGCCGCCCTGCTGCTTGAGCAGATTCATCAGGGCGTCGTAATGTTCCTTGTTCTTCCAGTCGCGCTGGAACTCCAGAAGGGCTCCGATGGTCGTCAGCCGCGTGCCGCCCGCCTGGACGATGCGGGAAAGGGCCGCCTTCTGGGCGTCCTTGGAGGTGGCGCCGCAGCAGTCCTCCACCACGTAAATGTTATAACCGTCGCCGATCATCTCAATGGCGGGCCACGTGACGCACACTTCCGTCCAGAGCCCGGTAAGAAGGATATTCTTGCGGCCCGTCGCCTTGATGGCCTTCCGGAACTCGTCGGAATCCCAGGAATTCATGGACGTGCGTTCAATGACGTGCTGGCCCGGAAAAATATCCAGGAGCTGGGGCCAGACATAGCCGGAAAAACCCTCCGTTTCCACGGCCGTAATCACGGTGGGCACCTGGAACAGCTTGGCGGCCTTTGCCAGCAGGGTGACGTTATTGATCAGGTCGGCACGGTTGATGTTGGCTACGCCAAAGGTCATTTGGGGCTGGTGGTCAATGAAAACTACGGCAGCGTCTTCCGGCGTGTACAGCTGATGATAATGCGAGGATATCAGGGACATCGTCTTATTCTCCTTATAATCTATGTTTAATTAATGAAATCGGGACCGCAGGCGGTCAGAAAACCGCTGGTCCATGATGGTTGGAGACCAGTTTCCCTGTTTTTGTTGACACCATGCCAGAGTGTGACAAACCGTTTTAAGACGGCAGGCTCTCCTGAAAAGACAGCCAGTTCTCCGCCGGACCGGAGGCTTCCCTGGAAAAGGCAGTCATCTCCGCACCAAAAACGAGCGCATTCCCGGAAATCACGCCTCCCCTTCGCGGAAAGGAGGAACGGCACAGGTTCCCCCACATCTCGTTCCCTCCGGAACGGGAAACCAGCCTGTCTTTCCTGAAAACGTCCTCCAGCTGCGGAGGCGGCGCGATCCGTTACTTCTCTTCCCCGTGCTTGATCTTCAAGGCATCCAGAATCTTCTCATAGCCAGGCAGCCGCCTCTGGAAATCCTGAAAATCCTTGTCCTCCTTCCGGCTCCAGCCCGTTTCCGCATAAGCGGCAATGCGGGGGAACACATGGCGGTGCAGTTTGTCCACATCTGCAATCCATTCCGTCCAGACCTGGCAGCCCAGGCCGATGACGTTCTGCTGCTGCTCCGGCTTCAATCCCGCGAAAACGGGTTCAAAGGAATAGGATTTGGACAGGGGGAGCTTGTCGTAACCCTTGTTCATATAAGTCATATGGGAGGTGGAATTCACCACCTGGTGACCGTCTTCAACCGCCTTGGTGGCAATCTTGTCGGACCCGTACCAGAAATGGATAATGGCCTTCCCGTCCAGCTTGCCCAGAGCGGCCCCCTGGCCGCCATCATTGTGCACGTCCGAACCCAGAATCTCATTCCATCCGATCATCCGTATTCCCTTCTTAGCCAGCATGCCGGAAATCCGGTTCGTAAACATGATCTGAAGGTCCGGGAAATTCCTGATGCCCTTCTTCTTCATGAACTCCTCAATGTGGGGCACGCCCGCCCAGTACTTCTTATACCGCACCTCGTCGCCGCCGATGTGGATGATGCCGCCGGGAAACAGGGCCGCCAGCTCCGTCATGACGTCTCCCAGAAACTGGTAGGTCCGCTCGTTGGTGGGGTCAAACGCGGTTCCGTCATTGAAGCTCACGGGAATCTCCGTCACGGGCTTGGCGGACAACTTCAATTCCGGATAGGAGAACGTGGCGGCGGCGGAATGCCCGGGAATGTCTATTTCCGGCACAATCGTTATGTTCCGGTCGGCCGCATAGCAGACGATGCGCCTGATCTGCTCCTGCGTATAAAAACCTTCATGGGGCCTGCCCTCATACTTGCCGCTCCCCCACGTCTCTATCTCCGTGTCTCTCCGCTTGCTGCCGATGGAGGTCAGCTTGGGATACTTTTTAATCTGGATGCGCCATCCGGCATCGTCGGACAAATGCCAGTGCAGGATATTCATTTTCAAAAGCCCCATCTGGTCAATCAGTCTCTTCACCTCCTCCTCTCCAAAAAAATGCCTCGCTTCATCCAGCATGAAGGCGCGCCACGCAAAGCGGGGATAATCCAGCATGGAAAAAGGCTTCTCCGCCACGGTCCAGCTTACCGCCCCCTTGTCCGCGCCATCGTCAAAAAACGCGGCAGGCAGCATTTGCGCCAGGCTCTGTCCGGCGTAATACACCCCTTTTGGTGCGGCAGCCTTGATCACGATATTTCCGGGCGCCGCTTCCAAGCGGTACGCCTCCGGTCCGTACTGTTTCAGGGAAGCATCCTTCTCTATTCGGATGGCCCCCGTTCCCCCCATCCCCGCCAGGGGCAGTCCTGTTCCGCCTGATAAAAACTGCCGCAGCAGACGGGCCTGCCGCTGGAACCCGGCGTCCTTCTCCCGGCACACGATGCGCGTGCCTCCATCCAGCTTCACGGGCTTCGCCTCGCTTTTATCCGCAATCCTGACGGAAACGGGCCGGGGAATGATCTGGTCCTGCGCATTCACGGTCAGGCAGCATGCTCCGGAGAGCAGGAAAAGGAATACAGGGGAAACATAGCGGAACATCACGTCCAGTATACACCGCTTCTGCCGGGAGTCTTTCCTTTTCTTCCCGTTTTTTCCTTAATCCCGTTAAAAGCGGTCCGGAAACCTCCCGCTCCATGACACGCCAGCCCGTCCGCTCCGCCTGAAATGCCATGATGCGCCCCTTGCCTTCCTTTTTCCCGCGGCGTATGATGAACACCATGAAAAAAGACGATACGCCGGGCCTGTTTGCCGCCTTCGCGGACCGGCCCCTGGCGGACCGCCTGAGACCGGCCGCCCTGGAGGAAATCGTGGGCCAGGACCACCTGCTGGGGGAGGGAGGGCCCATCCGGCTCATGGCGGATTCCGGCAAGCTGACCAGCTTCGTCCT containing:
- a CDS encoding hydrolase: MSLISSHYHQLYTPEDAAVVFIDHQPQMTFGVANINRADLINNVTLLAKAAKLFQVPTVITAVETEGFSGYVWPQLLDIFPGQHVIERTSMNSWDSDEFRKAIKATGRKNILLTGLWTEVCVTWPAIEMIGDGYNIYVVEDCCGATSKDAQKAALSRIVQAGGTRLTTIGALLEFQRDWKNKEHYDALMNLLKQQGGAYGVGVEYAYTMVHHAPQSALSPQVVKHDA
- a CDS encoding beta-N-acetylhexosaminidase, whose product is MFRYVSPVFLFLLSGACCLTVNAQDQIIPRPVSVRIADKSEAKPVKLDGGTRIVCREKDAGFQRQARLLRQFLSGGTGLPLAGMGGTGAIRIEKDASLKQYGPEAYRLEAAPGNIVIKAAAPKGVYYAGQSLAQMLPAAFFDDGADKGAVSWTVAEKPFSMLDYPRFAWRAFMLDEARHFFGEEEVKRLIDQMGLLKMNILHWHLSDDAGWRIQIKKYPKLTSIGSKRRDTEIETWGSGKYEGRPHEGFYTQEQIRRIVCYAADRNITIVPEIDIPGHSAAATFSYPELKLSAKPVTEIPVSFNDGTAFDPTNERTYQFLGDVMTELAALFPGGIIHIGGDEVRYKKYWAGVPHIEEFMKKKGIRNFPDLQIMFTNRISGMLAKKGIRMIGWNEILGSDVHNDGGQGAALGKLDGKAIIHFWYGSDKIATKAVEDGHQVVNSTSHMTYMNKGYDKLPLSKSYSFEPVFAGLKPEQQQNVIGLGCQVWTEWIADVDKLHRHVFPRIAAYAETGWSRKEDKDFQDFQRRLPGYEKILDALKIKHGEEK